One window from the genome of Engraulis encrasicolus isolate BLACKSEA-1 chromosome 16, IST_EnEncr_1.0, whole genome shotgun sequence encodes:
- the LOC134465082 gene encoding tripartite motif-containing protein 16-like, with protein MAACSIAVDENQFTCPICCDLLADPVTIPCGHSYCMACISTYWSDHSRVCSCPQCRLEFPTMPSLGKNNVLADVVEKVRRMTVHAHPLASSGAPEGPGQVECDACIGAKDKAVRSCLVCLASFCDFHLQPHLLSPAFQSHELVEATEALPQKLCARHKRLLEVYCSTDQVCICYQCILDDHKGHDHLLPEAARIQKEKELCEIQKQFQKRKIEKEIALDDLDQTMSTLTDSAFLATSCTDKMFSEIAQALERGCQEVKRVIQEKDMAAGSQAEGVRGRLQREVTELQTGLSELDELTQMQDHISFLHGFDRFPSHKALCDNTSIILNENPSFECVMASVKNFKDKMIALCSKELRSISTAVNGVHLFERTWVRAELIQVACEPTLDPKTHSNRLHLSEGNTKVSGGTPVSPSAVNPERFDTRPQVLCQEGLSGRHYWEVEWSEENGICIGVSYKGIARKGLGHESGLGHNDKSWTLSLSSKADSFITFWHNNTRRVISRATNLRSGRIGVYLDHKAGILTFFNVSDTLNVLHTIKTKFTQALFPGFAVGTDAVIKICKPGTPPLRK; from the exons ATGGCTGCGTGCAGCATTGCTGTGGACGAGAACCAATTCACCTGCCCCATCTGCTGCGACCTGCTGGCGGATCCTGTCACCATTCCCTGCGGTCACAGCTACTGCATGGCCTGCATCAGCACCTACTGGAGTGACCACAGCAGAGTGTGCAGCTGCCCTCAGTGCCGCCTGGAGTTCCCCACCATGCCTTCCCTGGGGAAGAACAACGTGCTGGCCGATGTGGTGGAGAAGGTGAGGCGGATGACCGTCCACGCTCACCCCTTAGCCAGCAGTGGTGCTCCAGAGGGCCCCGGCCAGGTGGAATGTGACGCCTGCATCGGCGCGAAGGACAAAGCCGTCAGGTCTTGCCTGGTGTGCCTGGCGTCCTTCTGTGACTTCCACCTCCAGCCGCACCTCCTCTCCCCAGCCTTCCAGAGTCACGAGCTGGTCGAGGCCACCGAAGCGCTGCCACAGAAACTCTGCGCTCGGCACAAGAGGCTCCTAGAGGTGTACTGCTCCACAGACCAGGTGTGCATCTGCTACCAGTGCATCTTGGACGACCACAAGGGCCATGACCACCTCCTGCCCGAGGCAGCAAGGATCCAAAAGGAG AAGGAGCTCTGTGAGATCCAGAAACAATTCCAGAAGAGGAAAATCGAAAAGGAGATTGCCTTAGATGATCTGGATCAAACCATGAGTACACTCACG GACTCTGCTTTTTTAGCAACCAGCTGCACAGACAAGATGTTCTCTGAGATTGCCCAGGCCTTGGAGCGAGGGTGTCAAGAGGTGAAGAGGGTGATCCAGGAGAAAGACATGGCAGCGGGGAGCCAAGCAGAGGGCGTCAGGGGGAGGCTGCAGCGAGAGGTCACAGAGCTGCAGACTGGCCTCTCTGAGCTGGACGAACTCACTCAGATGCAGGATCACATCTCGTTTCTCCAT GGCTTTGACCGTTTTCCCTCACACAAAGCACTTTGTGACAACACCAGCATTATTCTCAATGAAAACCCATCTTTTGAATGTGTTATGGCATCTGTCAAAAACTTCAAAGACAAAATGATAGCACTTTGCAGCAAGGAGCTGCGAAGCATCTCCACAGCAG TCAATGGAGTACATCTGTTTGAGAGAACCTGGGTCCGAGCAGAGCTGATACAAG ttgccTGTGAGCCCACTCTGGACCCCAAAACGCACAGTAACAGGCTGCACCTGTCCGAGGGTAACACAAAAGTGAGTGGTGGGACCCCAGTGTCGCCCTCTGCAGTCAACCCGGAGAGGTTTGACACACGGCCTCAGGTCCTCTGTCAGGAAGGCCTGAGCGGACGACATTACTGGGAAGTGGAGTGGTCAGAGGAAAATGGAATTTGCATTGGAGTGTCCTACAAAGGAATCGCCAGGAAAGGCTTGGGCCATGAAAGTGGGCTTGGTCACAATGACAAGTCCTGGACGCTGAGCCTGTCTAGCAAGGCTGATTCATTCATTACATTCTGGCACAACAACACAAGAAGAGTCATATCTCGCGCTACAAATTTGAGGTCTGGGAGAATAGGAGTGTACCTGGACCACAAGGCTGGAATTTTGACATTCTTCAATGTCTCTGACACGCTGAATGTGCTTCACACGATCAAAACAAAATTCACTCAGGCCCTGTTCCCTGGATTCGCTGTAGGCACGGATGCAGTCATCAAAATTTGTAAACCAGGTACCCCTCCCTTGAGAAAATGA